A segment of the Solanum lycopersicum chromosome 9, SLM_r2.1 genome:
CAGGACTGAAAATTGTGTCTAGGCACTTGATTGATCAAagtacaacaataataacactcatagaaaacataataaacatgGTTGATGATAACATAAGTGATGATGCCAATGAAAAGTCGTTGGTGGTTTCAGACAAGGAAAAAGAAAGCATGAACAAAACAAAGTTTGTATCTGAGCTTCCTCTAGGAATTGTAACAGATTCACCGGTTTCATGTCTAACGGAACTTccaaaatatgaattattagATGAAGCACCGAAAGGAGACATTATTTTTGATATCGACCCATTGAAGACTGAGTGTCCTCAGCTTGATGCGGAACAAGACGTGGAAATTCTAGCAGATACAGATTGGGAGGATATGATAACTACTGAACTTCTGAAGCTTTTAACTCAAAATTTGTCCATAATTTTCCAGAGTGCAGTCAAGAGAATTGTCAAGTGTGGATATAGTGAGGAAATTGCTGAATTGGTTATTATGAGGAGCGGTATTTATCATGGAAGCAAAGATGTTGTCTCAAATATTGTCGATGGTGCCTTGGGTTTATTGAGTGGGGAAAAGGTTTTTGATATTGGCACACCAGTTATATTTGAAGATTTACAGAGTTTGGTTGATTACACATTGCTAGAGATGGTATGTGTGCTGAGGGAGGTTAAGCCAGCTTTACCAGTTGTACAAGCATTGTGGTCATTGCTAATATTTGACTTGAATCCGATACATGTATGTAAAATGGAAGGTTATCAACTGGTTGAGTTATGCAATCAAGAAAGCCTAGGCAATAACTCGTCTGATTTAAATCTTCCCCAATCAAACACTGAGGCTTTCGATAATACTCAATCAAATTCGGATAAACAACAGTTGTCAAGAACTATAACCCCAGTTGCTCAGACCTTGCAATCCAAAGTTCCTATTAGTAATACAGCCCCTCAAGAACCGGAGtttgaaaattcaaatgttTGTCAAGCGGCAAAAGGAAAAGGAAGTTCCACATTTTCTCCGGAGGCTAAATTGAAAGGACCAATTTTAGAGGGAAAATCAGAGGCTGGTAAAAGTTCTCTAAATTCTAAGAAGGATTTGCGTAAGCGAAAAACATTTCAGTTTGAGAAGAACTGCAGAAGTCGTACGAGTAAGAATATTAAGGTAAACATGACTGCCTGGGAAAGATTGGTTTCGGACAAGAATGTGAACTTATCTTTTACTGGTGTACCAAAGAAGAATTCACGCTCCAAATCAACAACTTGCATTAAACACAATTTACCTTTACAAAAAGCAAGTTCAGATAGTCCATGTCATTCCTCATCCATTGCATCTGCAAGTGACACCTCCAAAGTGCCACATATGCAAGCTAATGTAAATGATAAGGATCCAGATTCTTTATCCATGGATCTCAAGTCCAGCAAAAAGGCCTTAGACAACACAACTATTTCTTCTGCAGTGCCAgattattatgttgatattccatatgatgagtcTCTAGGAAAATATGTCCCTCAAAATGAGAGAGATGAAACTATATTGTTGCGAATTTTCCGCTTAAAATCACTGCAGAAAGAGCTCCAAGGGTGGTCTGATTGGGCAAATGAGAAGGTAATGCAGGCTACCCATAGGCTTGCCAAGGACCAAGCTGAGCTTAAAATGTTGAGGCAAGAAAAAAACGATGCTGAAAAAGTTCACCGGGAAAAGGAAATGTTGGAGAAAGACACCACAGAGAGGATTATGGAGATGGAGTTAGCACAAGTAAATACTAATTCCATGAGTGAGATAACTAATTCGCTTCTTAAAACTTTGGAGATTGATAATGTTAAACTAAAAAAGGATATAGAGGCTTTAATGCTCTCCACCAGTGAGAATCCTATGAATGTGAATAATGTTTTAGCAAAGGAGCAGGAGGCAATAAAGAAGTGTCAAGTAGCAGAAATGGAGAAACACTCATTTGAGAAGGATTTGTCTACTTTCAAGCAGGAAAAAACTTCTTTACAACAGAAGCAAGAGAAAGCCAACAAGGTTCTGGACCAATTTAAGGt
Coding sequences within it:
- the LOC101262455 gene encoding putative E3 ubiquitin-protein ligase RF298; amino-acid sequence: MVDDNISDDANEKSLVVSDKEKESMNKTKFVSELPLGIVTDSPVSCLTELPKYELLDEAPKGDIIFDIDPLKTECPQLDAEQDVEILADTDWEDMITTELLKLLTQNLSIIFQSAVKRIVKCGYSEEIAELVIMRSGIYHGSKDVVSNIVDGALGLLSGEKVFDIGTPVIFEDLQSLVDYTLLEMVCVLREVKPALPVVQALWSLLIFDLNPIHVCKMEGYQLVELCNQESLGNNSSDLNLPQSNTEAFDNTQSNSDKQQLSRTITPVAQTLQSKVPISNTAPQEPEFENSNVCQAAKGKGSSTFSPEAKLKGPILEGKSEAGKSSLNSKKDLRKRKTFQFEKNCRSRTSKNIKVNMTAWERLVSDKNVNLSFTGVPKKNSRSKSTTCIKHNLPLQKASSDSPCHSSSIASASDTSKVPHMQANVNDKDPDSLSMDLKSSKKALDNTTISSAVPDYYVDIPYDESLGKYVPQNERDETILLRIFRLKSLQKELQGWSDWANEKVMQATHRLAKDQAELKMLRQEKNDAEKVHREKEMLEKDTTERIMEMELAQVNTNSMSEITNSLLKTLEIDNVKLKKDIEALMLSTSENPMNVNNVLAKEQEAIKKCQVAEMEKHSFEKDLSTFKQEKTSLQQKQEKANKVLDQFKVLLKQEEQEKQRFLQQADSLKAEREQLHVHGKVQRDNFREKVKTNMQKYKQDIQNCESEISQLRFQFERSKIEALKRGIPQMTKGLAASAETSGSNVLNVERECVMCMNEQISVVFLPCAHQVLCEDCNVHHQNRGMDKCPSCRTPIKERISAHFPDSE